In Arthrobacter sp. CJ23, the genomic window TGTTCCACCTGCTCTCGCCGGCCCGGCGGCCCTTGGCGGTGACCGACGATCTGGCGTCGTTCTGGTCCGGACCGTATGCGCAGGTCCGTGCCGAGATGCGGGGCCGCTACCCGAAGCACCCGTGGCCGGAGGATCCGTGGACGGCCCAGGCAACGGCGAGGACCAAGGCCAGGATGTGAGGCCGGCCGCCGACGCCGGGCCGGCCGGGCTTCAGCCCGGATCCTTCAGCCGTCCCCGCGCTCTTTCGGCAGTCTTGCGCGCCCGCTCGGCGCGGCGGCCGGCGAGGGTGCGGCCCCGCCCGGCGGCCGCGGCCTCCTGGTCCGCACTGGCCAGCTCCCGCTGCAGCCGGGCCAGCTCCTCCTTCGCCTGCCGGACGTCGGCAGCGAGCTGGTCCCGCCGGGACCTTGCCTCGGCGAGCCGGAGCTCGGCGTCGGCGAGCTCTGCGTCTGCCGTGGCAGCACTGCGTTCCGCCTCCTGGACGGCGGCCTCCGCGCTGACGCGCAGGCGCTCCCCGGTCCCGGGCACCGCCGCCAGGGCACGTTCCGCCGGACGCGCCGTACCAGGGGCTGCCCCAGGCGGCGTTGTGGCCAGGGGGAGCGCCCTCGGCACGGCAACAGCATCATCAATCTCAACGGCGTCGATTCCCTCCGTGGCGAGCGCACGCACCAGTTGGCCGCTGCGGACAGCCTGGGCGGCACGGGGATCCGTCATGGCGGCACGCAGCGTGCGCTCGATCTCGCCCGCCGCGGCGTCGCTCACCCTGACACCGAGGCCGTCGGCCACCGCGCGGGCCTGCGCGACGGCACCGGCCAGGACGCGCGGCCGTTGCTGGCCAAGCTCCCGGAGGGCGGTGCGGTCCTGATCCTCCTGGGCCGTGCGCAGGGCCGCGCCGAGTTCCACGACGGCGTCGATTTCCGCCGGGCGCTGCTTCGCGAGCATGTTGATGGCCCAGGCCGGGACCGACGGCTTGGGCAGGCGGCCGATCCGGCGGGCCAGCTCTGCGTCGCCTCCGGACTTGGCTTCCTTGGCCCGGGTGTCTCGCGTAGCAGTGAACTCCGTAGGGAGCAGGGTGCAAAGCTCGACGGCGATGTCGGCGAGGTCCATCCCTCACCCCTCGGCTTCGGACGGCAGCATGATGAGGGCTACTCTGCGAAGAATCCGGCGAGCGTGCCTGCCATCGCCGCTGGCTCCCAGCTGTGGTTCGCGCCGGGAACGGTCTGCCGGCGCGCGTTCGCCAGATTGGCGATGATCGAATCGGCGGCCGCCGTCATCAACGGAAGGGCCCCTTCGCCGAGAATGACCACCGTGGGCTGGGTGATGGCTTGCCAGAGTTCCGTACGCGGGGCTGTTTGCGCCCAGGCAAGTGATTCCGAGTCGGCGCGGAGGCTAGGGCCAAGTCCGAGCATGATGGGCCATCCTGGGCTGTTCTTGGCGCCGGCGAGCCATTCCGCGGGCATGTCCTTCATGAAGTACTCGATGGTGCCGGGGCGGTCGCCGGCGTCGATGCGTTCCTGCAGCCCGGCCAGGAAGGCCGCGGCGTCCGTGCCGTTCTCGACGCCAAGGGGGACCTCCCACAGCGCCAGTTTGGTGATGGGGAGTCCCGCTGCCGCCGCTGCCAGGCTGATGGCACCGCCGGAAGAGCTGCCGTACAGTGCCGCCTGTCCGCCCGCCCTGTTGATGAGGGCGGCGAGGTCGTCGATCTCGTCCTGCAGGGTGAAGGAGGACGCGCCGGTGCTTTCGCCGCGTCCGCGCCGGTCATAGTTGACCACCGTGAACCCTTGCGCGGCCACATCCTTGGCCAGCTGGACGGTCCGGGGATCAAAGCCCCTGAACTGCATCGCCCCGGCAGCCAGGATCACCACCGGGCCTTCGCCGTCCTGCTCGTAGGCGATGCGGGTGCCGTCCTTCGACGTCACGAACTCGGACATGACGGATCCTCCTGGCGTTTGTTCCACGCTTCGATGTGCCGGACTTCCCTAACTCTCTGACTCTGTCCGCCGGGGGTCAAGACGAACGAGGTACCTCTTTCGACTCGAGCGGCCTAGCCGACTGACGTCCAGTTCCGCTCGTGGAGTCCCTGAAACCCGTCAAGGAGCAGGTCGAGGGCAAATTCGAACTCGAACTGGTCGTCGCAGCCGTGCCCGACGACGGACTCGTCGTCATGTGCTGCCGCCATGGCGATCTGAAAGAGGTTCGGATGGCTCTCTGCCATCTGCCGGGCCACGGCGGCCCGGGCCTCGACCGTTAAGCTTGGCTGCTCTGTGCCGTTCTGCCTCGCTGAGTCGTCGAACACCTCCTGGGTGAACCCCCACATGCGGCTGCCGATGGCATGCATGACGTGGTGGGTGAGGTCCGCGGAGAATCCGCCTGCCAGAAACATTCCCACGAACGTTTCCATGTACTCCAGCACGGCCGGCGTCGTGTTGGTGCGGGTCTCGACCACCGGGCGGGCCCAGGGATGCCGCAGGAGTGCGCGCCTGGCCGAGAGCACCCTCAGCCGGACCGCGCTCTTCCAGTGGGCATCGGGGACGGGAGGGTCGATTTCGCCGACGATGGTGTCCACCATGCCGTCCAGGAGTTCCTCTTTGTTGGCGACGTGCTTGTAGAGCGCCATGGGAACAACGCCGAGCTCCTGTGCGAGCCGACGCATGCTGAGTGCCTCGATGCCCACCTCGTCTGCCAGCGCGACGGCGGCCAGCAGCACGCGGTCCCGGTTCAGCGGCAGCCGTCGGCTTGCCTCCATGTGCTGGGTCATCTGAATCGCCTTCCAAAAGTGTTGCTCGGCCCTCCGTTGACAAGTGTACAACGTACACCTAGCCTGTGACTCATAAGGTGTACGCCGTACACCACTGAGCCCAAGGGCAAGCCATGACATCGGAAACCGCCAGCTCCATCCCCGTACTTCGCAGCCGCCGCCGGGCGCAGTGGCCCGTGCCCGCCGCGTTGATCCTTCTCAGCCTCATCCCGGTGATTGCCGGGGCGGCCCGTCTCTCCGAACTAACGGGTGGCGCCGCTGTGACGCCGCAGAACGTCCGGTTCTTCGCCTCGCCCATCCCGGTGGTGACGCACATTGTCAGTGTCACCGTTTACTGCCTGCTCGGGGCTTTCCAGTTCGTCCCTTCCCTTCGGCGCGGCAGGCGCCGGTGGCACCGGATCGCCGGACGCATCCTGGTGCCCGCGGGCCTGCTCGCTGCATTCTCGGGCTTGTGGATGTCGATGTTCTATGCCCTTCCGGCGGGTGACGGCGAGGCTCTCTTCGTTCTCCGCCTCATCTTTGGCTCGGCCATGGCGGCGAGCATCATCCTGGGTTTTCTGGCGGTTCGCCGGCGGGATTTCGTCAGGCACAGCGCGTGGATGACCCGCGCCTACGCGATCGCCCTGGGCGCAGGAACCCAAGCCGTGGTGTTCCTCTCCTGGATGCTTGCCGTAGGCCCGGCCGACGAGGCAACCCGTGCGGTGCTCATGGGTGCCTCCTGGGTGATCAACCTTGCGGTGGCCGAGTCTGTCATTCATCGGCGCTCGACGAGTCAGCCTTCCGCGAGTCGATGACAGGCCACCCGGTGCCAGTATCAGCTGTGCGCCCGCATGAATGCCGCCACTGGAGTGGCCAGGGATGCCCCCACCTCGGCAGCTGGACGCTTCTTCCCGGCAACGTCGAAGGAATGGTCGCCGCCCTCCAGCCATTGCAGTGTTGCGTTGGGCCCGATGCGGCCCACCACTCCCTCAAGGAGCTCCGGCGTCGCGAACGTATCCCGCGTGCCTTGCAGGAACAGCATGGGCGCGGTGAGTCCGTAGAGGTGCCCGTCCCGGAGCTTTTCCGGCTGGGCCGGCGGGTGCAGGGGGTAGCCGAGGTAGACCAAGCCGGCGGCCGGCATGCCCTCTGCCACGGCCATGGATGCCATGCGGCCGCCGAACGATTTGCCGGCCGCCCACAGGGGTTCACCGTCGGAGCTGGCCCTGGCCAGGTCCATGGCGGCCCGCCAGGCGGCAATTGCCGCGGGCGGACGGTCAGGGAACCTTCTGCCGGCCTCCCGGTAGGGGAAGTTGAAGCGTAGGGTGGCCACGCCGTCGTCGTTCAAGGCCCGGGCGAAACCTGCCAGGAACGGGTGCTCCATGCCGGCGCCGGCCCCGTGGGCAATGACCAAGGACGCGAAAGGCTTCTCCGGCCGCGCGTAGACGCCTGAAACGGAGACGTCGCCAACGGCGATGCTAACGGGGGATTCGTTCACCGTCATGTCTACTCGAACCGGGACGGGTCGCCCGTTCCGCGCCGCACCACTTCGGCCACTCCGCTGGAGAAGTCGACCACGGTGGTGGGCTCTGCGCCGCAGTCGCCGGAATCGAGCACGGCGTCCACCTCATGGTCGAGCCGTTCCTTGATTTCCCAGCCCTGGGTGAGCGGCTCGTCCTGGTCGGGCAGCAACAGGGTGCTGGAGAGCAACGGTTCGCCGAGTTCGGCCAGGAGTGCCTGCACCACTTTGTTGTCCGGGATTCGCACGCCCACGGTCTTCTTCTTGGGGTGCAGAAGCCGCTTGGGGACTTCCCGGGTGGCCGGCAGGATGAACGTGTAGCTGCCCGGAGTGACGGCCTTGATGCTACGGAACACGTCGTTGTCGATCATCACGAACTGCCCCAGCTGCGCAAAGTCCTTGCAGACCAGCGTGAAGTGGTGCTTGTCGTCCAGCTGGCGGATGGTCCGGATGCGGTCCAGGGCCTCCTTGTTGCCCAGCTGGGCCCCAAGCGCATAGCAGGAGTCGGTGGGGTAGGCGATCAGTCCGCCGGACCGGACCATCTGGACAATCTGGCCGATTGCGCGCGGCTGGGGATCCTGGGGGTGAACGTCGAAGTATCTGGCCATGCGAAGAGCCTAGCCCAGGCCCAGGACAAAGAGCCCAGGCCCCACACAAAGCCGGCTCAGGACAAGACGTCCTTGGTAGAGAACTTTCCGTAGGCGATGGCGCCGCACACGGCGATGTAGCCGGCCTGAAGCAGCGCATTCTCGCCGAACGAGGTCCACGAGATCGGCTGGCGCAACAGATCGGCGAAGCCCAGCCAGTGGTGGCTGAAGAGCCAGGGGTGCAGCCAGTCCAGCTGGGGCAGGTTGTCCAGGACCTGCGAGACCACGGACAGCACGATCGTGGCGGCCATGGCGCCCACCGGGACGTCCGTGAACGTGGAAATCATCAGGCCGATGGCCGAGAGCCCCAGCAAGGACACCGTGATGTAGGCGGCGATCAGCAGGGACCGCACGATGGATTCGCCGACGTCGATCGTGTCACCGGACAGCAGCGTCACCGGTCCCACGGGGAAGAGCGCGACGCCGGCCAGGGCGCCCGCCGCCGCGACGGTCGCCGTAGCGGCTGCGCAGAACACCACCGCCCCGGTGTATTTGACCAGAAGGAGGCGTACCCGGCCGGCGGGCGCCAGCAGCAGGTACCGGAGAGTCCCCAGGCTGGCCTCGCCGGCGATCGTGTCGCCGGCCACCACGCCCACGGTCAGCGGCAGGAACAGCGGCACGGAAACCACCAGTGCCGTGACGGCCACGAAGAGGCCGTTCTGGGTGATCCGGTCCAGGAACAGCGGCCCGCGTCCCGGCGTGGCGGGCCGGGAGGTGACCCGGACGGCCACGGCGATCAGGATGGGGATCGCAGCAAGCGCGAGAAGCATCGCCCACGTGCGGAGCCGGCGGAACAGCACGGTCAGCTCCGAGGCCATCAACGGCCAGCTTCCACCGGGCCGGCCGCGGGCGGCCGGCCCGGATTGCTCAAGCGACAAAGTGTTCAGCCGACAACGTCGAACCCCTCCCCGGTCAGGGACACAAACCGTTCCTCGAGGCTGGAACGCTCCACGGTGAAACCACGTACCCGGACACCGCCGGCCACGAGTGCCGCGACGATCGCTTCGGGCTCGACGCCGGGGCGGGCCAGCTCTGCCCACACAAGGGCTTCACCGGGGCGGGCTCCCGGTGCGCCCGGGGAGCCCGTGCCGTCCGGCGAACCCGACTCCAGCCCAAGCCCCGCCAGCACGCGGCCGGCGGTCCCGACGTCGGGCGTCAGGACCTGGACGCGCGTGCGGCCGGCGGCCCGGAGCCCGTCCAGCGTGCCCTGAGCGACGAGCCGTCCGGCGCTCATCACGCCCACATGGGTGCACATCTGTTCGACTTCGGCGAGGAGATGGCTGGAAACGAAGACCGTGGCACCCCCGTCAGTCAGGGAGCGCACCAGGTGCCGGACCTCGCGGGTGCCCTGCGGATCGAGGCCGTTGCTGGGCTCGTCCAGCACCAGCAGTTCACGCGGCCGGAGCAGGGCGTTCGCGATGCCGAGCCGCTGCTTCATGCCGAGGGAATAGGCGCGGACCTTTTTGCCGGCCGCGTGGGCCAGCCCGACACGGTCCAGCGCCTCGCCGACCCTCCGCCGCCGGGTTGCGGGGGACGCATGGCGGTCGGCGGTGTCCAGGCGGCTGAGGTTCGCCGCGCCACTGAGGAAGGGATAGAACGCCGGCCCTTCGACCAGCGCCCCGACCTCCGGTAGGACGCCGGCCAGCTCGCGCGGCATCTCCCGGCCCAGGACCCGGATGTCCCCGTGGTCGGCGGACGCCAAGCCCAGCAGCACGCGGATGGTGGTGGTCTTGCCGGAACCGTTGGGGCCCAGGAACCCGTACACGGAACCTCGCGGCACCGCCAGGTCGATGCGGTCGACGGCGGCACGCTGGCCAAAGTGCTTACTGAGCCCGTGGGTTTCGATCGCGAGGCCGCCGGGGGCGGCCGCGGCCGTCACCGGGTCATGGCTGCGGACTGCAGCCGCTCGAGGGGTACCATGCCCGCATACACGCGGCCGTCGTCGAGCAGCAGCGCAGTCGCCAGGGCCGTGCTGACCGCCCTGCCGCCCGGAACGGCCTGCGTGGCCTGGGCGAGAAGGGGATCGGCGCCGAATGCCACGGTGCCGGGCGGCAAGCCGATCACGGTGTCCCAACCGCTGCCGGAAACGGTGACACCGCCTGCCGCAGGGCCTCCCGGCGTTTCCGGCAGCGGCGGCACGGCCGGGTCGGCCGGTTTGGTACCTGGCGTGGGCGGGACAGCGGGCTTCGCGGGCGCGGCCAGCTCCTCTACGGTGGCGCCGGGCGGCGGCACAAAACTGAACAAGCCGGCGTCGGGCACTGCAAGGCTTAGCTCCGTAAAGGCGAGCGAGAAGGCGGGCTCGGCCTGTCCCCGTGCCCGCAACTCGACACCGAGCGGCAGGCCGGTCTCGGAGTCGACGTCGATGGCCACCGACTCAACCAGGGTTTCAGTGCTGCGGGGGTTCAGGACGAGGTGGTAGGCGCTGCGTCCCGCCACGCGGGAGGGCTGCCCCACCGTCACCTCGGTGCTGGGCTCGACGGCGGCAAGGAAGTGCTGGGCGAGTTGTTCAGGGATGGGCATCGCGGGCCGCGAGGGCAGGGGGCCTGCTGGCCTGGGGATCCTGGACTCCGGCAGGCCCGCTGCGGGCAGCTTCGCCGCGGGCAACTGAGCGTGGGCGGCGCTGTTGTCCGCCGAGTTGTACAGCCAGAGCTCGCTGCCGTTGAGGACCACGTCACGTTCGGCGAGCTGGTCCAGGATCTGCAGCCGGGCCTTGTCCGGACTGTCGAGGTAGACGCGTGCGGTGTGGGAACCGCTCAGCAGTTCAAGGACGGAGGCCGCACCGGGAACAGCGGTGGGCCCGGTGCGGGGCAGTTCGGGCAGGCCCAGTTCAGAGTTTTGTTCCAGGGTTCCGGAGAGCGCCCGGACATCGGAGGTGCCGATCATGGCCAGGATTTCCGCCGTACTTTTCTCCGGCAGGGTGACGGCGGCACCGGCCTGGAGGGACGCCGCCAGCGTCGCGGCGGCCAGCCCAAGGGGGACCAGCGCGGCCGGCAGCCAGTGCTGCCACGTGCGCATCACAACCACCAACCAACCGGGGTGCAGGCCATGGTTCCAGACTACTCCCGGCACCTCCCTGAGGCACCTGCCCACGGCGTTGGCCGGATGCCGACCGCACCCGGCCAACGCGGTATCGTCAGGCGGAAGTCACCAGGTTTCGGTCACCTTGAGCAGGCCCCGCGGCGCGTCGGGATCGTTGCCGCGGGCCACGGACAAGGCAAGGGCCAGCCGCTGCAGCGGGAGGATCTGCAGGATGGGGGACAGCTCCTCGGGGACGCCGCCCGGCAGCGGGATGACCAGTCCGCCGGAGGCCGCGGCAGCAGGGTCACCCACGATGCAGACGTGGGCGCCGCGCCCGGAGAGCCGCTCCAGGACCGGGCGCATGGCGTCGCCGCCGATGCCCTCGGGCACCACCGCGATCACCGGATGCTGGGCATCGATCATCGCGAACGGGCCATGCAGCAGGTCCGCCCCGGAGAAGGCCTGCGCCGGCAGGTAGGAGGTTTCCATGAGCTTCAGGGCGCCCTCCCTGGCTGTCGGGTACGAGTAGCCGCGGCCGGTGGTGATGATCCGGTCGGCGAAACGGTAACGGCCGGCCAGATCCAGCACGGTGTCGTCGTCGAGCACGGAAGCGGCCCAGTCCTGCAGCCCTGCCGCCCGGGTCCCGGTGCCGCCGCGCCAGGCGTCGATGAGCAGCCAGAGGGCCAGGAGCTGGGCGGTGTAGCTCTTGGTTGCGGCCACGGCGGTCTCGCTGCCCGCGAGGATGTCCAGATGGTGCTCTGCGGCCTGGGCCAGATTGGAGCCTGGTGAGTTGGTGAGCGCCACGGTCAGGGCGCCGCAGCGGCGCGCCGCCGCCGTCGACTCCACCAGGTCCGGGGAACCGCCGGACTGGCTGACGGCCAGCCACAGCACGCCGTCCAGCGCGGGGGTGGCGCCGTAGGCGGTTAGGGTCGACGGCGATGCGAGGCCGACCGGCAGGCCCATGCTGATTTCGATGAGGTACTTCGCGTACAGCGCGGCGTGGTCGCTGGTGCCGCGGGCGGCGAGCAGGACGAAGCGGGGCTTGGCCTTGCGGATGATGGCGGCCATGCCGCGGAAGGCCTCGAGGCCTTCTTTCAGCACGCGGGCCAGCACCAGGGGCTGTTCGCTGATTTCGCCGGCCATGCGCGTGCCGGGCAGCGCGGGCGTCGGGGAGGGGGAAGTGACTGTCATGGTTCCTGTCTGTCTATGGGGGAAGGCAAGGTATGTGGGGGCTCCGTGAGGGGGCGGCTCAGGCGCCGGCCTGGGCGAGTCCCCGGCGTGCGAGTTCGACGGCGCCGTGGACCGGGGCCCGTTCCAGCAGCCGGACCTTTCCGGGGTCCTCGGGCTCGAGCTTGCGGGCCACGGCGGCGGCGAGTTCAGGGTGCTTCAGGAGGAGGCCGCCGGCCAGGATCAGCGGCAGTTCGGTGCCGAGGCTGCCATGGACCTGCCGGGCCAGGGCAGCCAGCGCGTAGGCGGCGTCGGCCACGATGTGGGCGGCCTCCCGGTCTCCTGCGGCAGCGAGCTCGAAGACCAGTGAGGACAACCCGGCCCAGTAGCGTGGCTCGGGCTTCCGGTAGTAGAGGTCCATGAGCTGGAGGGGGTCGGCGCTGGTGGTGGCGGACAGCAAAGCCTGCGCCAGGGGACCCGGTTCCAGGCCGGCATAGTATTCGCGCAGCGTTTCGCGGACGGCATCGCGGACCACGGAGTAGCCGCCGCCCTCATCGCCCAGGAGGTAGCCGTAGCCGCCGGCGCGGGCCTCCCGCCCGTCGGGCGTCAGGCCCCAGGCCACCGAACCGGTGCCGGCCACCAGGACGGCACCGGACTGCAGCCCGGAAGCCGCGAGGATGATCCGGGTGTCATGCACGACGTCGATCCTGGCGCCGGGAAAATGCTCGGTGAGGAGCGCCGCGAGGACCGCGCGGTTGGCAGGCGTGTCGGCCCCCGCCGCACCGGCGTAGACGGCCTGGACGCCGTCGCCCAGTTCGGCGGCGATGCGCCGCAGCACGGCGTCCGCCCGCTGGTGCCCCAGCGAGGCGAGGTTGGCGCTGTCCTCGGTGAGCTCGACACCTTCTCCGGCAGCCGTGTCCGCACCGGACGCGGCCTTCAGCGCGTGGGTCTTGGAGCCGCCGATGTGCAGGCCCAGGACTGCCGGCGTCACCGCCGGCCTGCCAGCGTGGTTCCGGCCGGGGCGGATGCCACGGCGGCGGTGGCCGGCTGCTGCCCGGGGACGGGCGTGTGCCTGAGGTCTTGCAGGATCGACATCTTGGTCCCTTTGGATCTGGTGAAAGTGGGGGAGTTGCGGAGTATTTCGGAATTGGTTTAGACCAACTTTCACCAGATTGGCATAGACCAATCCCGCTGTCCACAAGTAGGATGTCCAATATGTCCGCTGATGCCGTACCCGCTTTGCCCAAGTACTACCTGCTCAAGACCGAGATTCTGCAGCTCATTGCCCAGGAACCGCCGGGCGCCATGATCCCCACGGAGCGGGCCCTGGCGGAGCGTTACAAAACGTCACGCACCACGGTGCGGCAGGCCATCAGCGAACTCGTGGCCGAAGGAAAACTGGGCCGGATCCAGGGGCACGGGACCTTCGTGGCGCCGCCCAAGGTCACCCATGTGCGCCAGCTGACCTCGTTTTCCGACGACGTCCGGGCCGACGGCCTGCGTCCGGATGCCAAGGTGCTGGGGCTCGGCACTGTCAAGGCAAGTCCGGAGACCGCCGGGAGGCTCGAGGTCCCGGAGGGTGGAACCGTCCACCGGCTTGAACGCATCCGGCTGATCGACGGCGAACCGCTGGCCCACGAGGTCGCCTACCTGCCCGGAAAGTTGCCGCGGTTCAAGGCGAACCTGGAGAAGTCCGGCTCCCTCTACGCGGCCCTCGCCGACGGCTACGGCATCCACATCATCGACGTCGAGGACACCGTGGAGACCGCGCTGGCGGGTCCCGAGGAGGTCCGCCTGCTCGGAATCGAAATGGGCGCGCCGTTGCTGGTGGTCCACCGGCTGGCCCGGACCGCAGCCGGGACCCCCGTGGAATGGACGCGCAGTGCCTTCCGCGGCGACCGCTTCCGCTTTGTCGCCCGGGTGAAGTCAGGCAGCTGAGTGCCGGCCGGCGGCCCGCCGCGACGTGCGGCTACTCGCCCAGGGTGGCCTTCACGAACCCGGCACTCGGGTCCGCGTAGGCCGCGAGGATGCGCTGGAACAGGGCGATGCCCTCCGTGCCCGGCCAATCCCCGGGCAGGAACCCCTCCGGCAGTCCGGGGTCCAGATACGGGATGATCCGCCACCGGTCGATGCACCGCACATACGCGGCGAAAGCGTCCGCGCTGGCCCCGGCAGGAGCTGCCGGCAGGCCGCCGCAGTGCCGGATGAAGTCGCGGTGCAGCCCCGCCACAGCGTCGAGATCCCACCAGGACGCCGCGGCGTCCTGCATGCTCCCGCCCACCAGCGGGGTGTCCGTGACGAACAGGGTGGCCATGCCGCGCAGTGACAGGTCATCGAGGATTTCCTCCACCTCGCCGCGCAGCGGATCCGGGCAGATCCACAGGCCTGCGGCCACGGTCCCGCAGCCGATCCAGTGCAGCCGCCGGCGCAGCTGGTGCCGTTTTTCACGCTCGGTCTCCGGGATGGAAAACGAGACGAGGCACCAGCGGTCCGCGGCGGACATGCTGCGGGGGTTGAAGATCCTGCGGTCGCCGCGGGCCAGCATGGCCGCGGCGCCGTCGGTGATGCCGAACCCCGCGACGCCGTCACGCGCCGCCGGAAGCACGATCTCCTTCTTCTTCAACCTGCTCAGGGCCGTGCGCGCCACCGGGCCGTCGACGTCGAGTGCCCCCATCAGTGCCAGCAGGCCGGTGGTGGGCATCCAGCCGCCCGTCCCGCGCAGGTAGAGGCCGATGACGGTGCGCAGCAGGGACGTGGTGCTCCCGGGCCGGGAGTCCATGTCGTCGAGGACGGCGCTCACAAGAGTTCGGCGAGGGCGTCGCGGATGGCCGTGATGCCCAGTTCGAGCTCCTCGTAGCCGGTGCTGAGGGGGGACAGGCCGATGCGCAGGCCGTGCGGGGGGCGGAAGTCCGGGATGACGCCTTGTTCCCACAGTTTCCGGGTGACGTCGCCGAACAGCGGGTGGTCGACGGTGATGTGCGAGCCGCGTTCGGCCGTGTCGCGCGGGCTGACGATCTCGGCGCCCAGCGGCACCAGCATTTCCTCGGCCAGGGCTGCGGCGTGTTCGGTCAGCTTGACGGATTTCTCCCGGACCGCGTCCATGCCCACGGAGGCAATGAGTTCCAGCATGTCCTTGAGCGGCTGCATGGCCAGGACGGGCGGCGTGCCGGTGATGAAGCGGCGGATTCCCTGGGCCGGGGTGTATCTGTCCGTCATGCCGAAGGGGTTCTCGGCGCCCATCCAGCCCCAGATGGGCTGCTGCAGGGCGTCCTGCCGGGCGGCGTTGACGTAGGCGAAGGCGGGGGATCCGGGCCCGCCGTTGAGGTACTTGTAGGTGCAGCCCACGGCGAGGTCCACGCCCCAGGCGTCCAGCTGCAGGGGGACGGAGCCCACGGAATGGCACAGGTCCCAGAGCATGAGCGCACCGGAGTCCTTCACCATGGCGGTGATGGCCTGGGCGTCGGCCATGAAGCCGGAGCGGTACGCAACATGGCTGAGGACGACGACGGCGGTCCGCTCGCTGAGCAGTCCCTCCAGATCGCTCGTGCGGACGCCGCTGGCGGGGTTGGAGGCGATCCACCGGATGGTGGCGCCCTTTTCCGCCGCGATGCCTTCGATGATGAAGCGGTCGGTGGGGAAGTTGTCCCGGTCAACCACGATCTCGTCGCGGCCCGGCTGCGCGTCCACGGCCGCGCGGATCAGCTTGTAGAGCATGACGGAGGTGGAATCGCCCACCGTGACCTGGCCGGCGGCGGCGCCCAGGGTGACTTCGCCGATCCGGTCGCCCACGGTGGTGGGCTCGTCCATCCACTGTTCGTCCCAGCCCCGGATGAGGCGGCTGCCCCAGGCGTCCTCCACGAACGCCGCCAGGTTCCGGGCGGTGGCCTTGAGCGGGCGTCCGAGCGAGTTGCCGTCGAGGTAGGCGGCGAGCTGCCCGCCGCCGGGGGTGTAGAAGGCTTCACGCTGGGCGGCGAGGGGGTCGGCGGCGTCGAGCTCGGCCGACGACGGGCGCTGGGTTTCCTGCACGGTGTTCATGTCTCTCCAGGGGTAGGGGTGGCCGGGGTGGCGGGGCTAGTTGCCGATCTCGGTGCGGACGGCGTAGAGCTCGGGGAAGAAGGTCAGGTCCAGGGCGCGTTTGAGGAAGTCGACGCCGGAGGAGCCGCCGGTGCCCACCTTGAAGCCGATGGTCCGCTGCACCGTGCGCATGTGCCGGAACCGCCAGGCGTGGAAGTTGTCCTCGATGTCCACCAGGTCTTCGCAGGCTTCATAGAGGCCCCACGTTGTTGCTTCCGATTCGTAGATGTCCCGGAAGATCGGAACCAGGGCCTGCTGGAAGGTCCACGGCTCGCTGGGGTCCCGCTCCAGGATTTCCGCCGGCACGGCGTAGCCGGCGCGCGCCAGGACCGCGAGGAAGGCATCGTAAAGGGTGGGCTCCTCCAGGAGCGTGCTGAGCTGGGCGTGCGCTACGGGATCGCTTTCGAAGACGCGGAGCATGTCCCGGTTCTTGTTGCCCAGGAGGAACTCCACGCCCCGGTACTGGTACGACTGGAAGCCGGACGAACTGCCCAGGAAGCCGCGGAACTCGGAATACTCGCGCGGGGTCAGCGTGCCAAGAACGGACCACTGCTCGGTCATGGTGCGCTGGATGGCCTTGACGCGGGCGATGCACTTCAGTGCCTTGCCGAGATTGTCGGCGCCGAGCAGCCGCCGGGCCTCCAGCAGTTCGTGCAGGACGAGCTTGAGCCACAGTTCA contains:
- a CDS encoding L-threonylcarbamoyladenylate synthase, which encodes MARYFDVHPQDPQPRAIGQIVQMVRSGGLIAYPTDSCYALGAQLGNKEALDRIRTIRQLDDKHHFTLVCKDFAQLGQFVMIDNDVFRSIKAVTPGSYTFILPATREVPKRLLHPKKKTVGVRIPDNKVVQALLAELGEPLLSSTLLLPDQDEPLTQGWEIKERLDHEVDAVLDSGDCGAEPTTVVDFSSGVAEVVRRGTGDPSRFE
- a CDS encoding ABC transporter permease, which translates into the protein MASELTVLFRRLRTWAMLLALAAIPILIAVAVRVTSRPATPGRGPLFLDRITQNGLFVAVTALVVSVPLFLPLTVGVVAGDTIAGEASLGTLRYLLLAPAGRVRLLLVKYTGAVVFCAAATATVAAAGALAGVALFPVGPVTLLSGDTIDVGESIVRSLLIAAYITVSLLGLSAIGLMISTFTDVPVGAMAATIVLSVVSQVLDNLPQLDWLHPWLFSHHWLGFADLLRQPISWTSFGENALLQAGYIAVCGAIAYGKFSTKDVLS
- a CDS encoding ABC transporter ATP-binding protein; the encoded protein is MTAAAAPGGLAIETHGLSKHFGQRAAVDRIDLAVPRGSVYGFLGPNGSGKTTTIRVLLGLASADHGDIRVLGREMPRELAGVLPEVGALVEGPAFYPFLSGAANLSRLDTADRHASPATRRRRVGEALDRVGLAHAAGKKVRAYSLGMKQRLGIANALLRPRELLVLDEPSNGLDPQGTREVRHLVRSLTDGGATVFVSSHLLAEVEQMCTHVGVMSAGRLVAQGTLDGLRAAGRTRVQVLTPDVGTAGRVLAGLGLESGSPDGTGSPGAPGARPGEALVWAELARPGVEPEAIVAALVAGGVRVRGFTVERSSLEERFVSLTGEGFDVVG
- a CDS encoding DUF2306 domain-containing protein is translated as MTSETASSIPVLRSRRRAQWPVPAALILLSLIPVIAGAARLSELTGGAAVTPQNVRFFASPIPVVTHIVSVTVYCLLGAFQFVPSLRRGRRRWHRIAGRILVPAGLLAAFSGLWMSMFYALPAGDGEALFVLRLIFGSAMAASIILGFLAVRRRDFVRHSAWMTRAYAIALGAGTQAVVFLSWMLAVGPADEATRAVLMGASWVINLAVAESVIHRRSTSQPSASR
- a CDS encoding TetR/AcrR family transcriptional regulator C-terminal domain-containing protein, translating into MTQHMEASRRLPLNRDRVLLAAVALADEVGIEALSMRRLAQELGVVPMALYKHVANKEELLDGMVDTIVGEIDPPVPDAHWKSAVRLRVLSARRALLRHPWARPVVETRTNTTPAVLEYMETFVGMFLAGGFSADLTHHVMHAIGSRMWGFTQEVFDDSARQNGTEQPSLTVEARAAVARQMAESHPNLFQIAMAAAHDDESVVGHGCDDQFEFEFALDLLLDGFQGLHERNWTSVG
- a CDS encoding alpha/beta fold hydrolase — protein: MSEFVTSKDGTRIAYEQDGEGPVVILAAGAMQFRGFDPRTVQLAKDVAAQGFTVVNYDRRGRGESTGASSFTLQDEIDDLAALINRAGGQAALYGSSSGGAISLAAAAAGLPITKLALWEVPLGVENGTDAAAFLAGLQERIDAGDRPGTIEYFMKDMPAEWLAGAKNSPGWPIMLGLGPSLRADSESLAWAQTAPRTELWQAITQPTVVILGEGALPLMTAAADSIIANLANARRQTVPGANHSWEPAAMAGTLAGFFAE
- a CDS encoding alpha/beta family hydrolase — its product is MTVNESPVSIAVGDVSVSGVYARPEKPFASLVIAHGAGAGMEHPFLAGFARALNDDGVATLRFNFPYREAGRRFPDRPPAAIAAWRAAMDLARASSDGEPLWAAGKSFGGRMASMAVAEGMPAAGLVYLGYPLHPPAQPEKLRDGHLYGLTAPMLFLQGTRDTFATPELLEGVVGRIGPNATLQWLEGGDHSFDVAGKKRPAAEVGASLATPVAAFMRAHS